The following are from one region of the Ruficoccus sp. ZRK36 genome:
- the coaD gene encoding pantetheine-phosphate adenylyltransferase has product MRRALYAGTFDPVTNGHLDVLRRACDLFDEVIMAAAPNQDKKPLLSVEVRAKLIEENLAEFPNARAEILSGLTVDFARKMGAQTIIRGLRAISDFEFEFQLAQMNRDLAPEVETIFLMPKKEHFYTSSSLVKAIATYDPVRTTKFVPPNSLAALKEALGS; this is encoded by the coding sequence ATGCGACGAGCGCTCTACGCTGGAACTTTTGACCCGGTCACCAATGGCCACCTGGATGTCCTGCGGCGTGCCTGCGACCTTTTTGACGAGGTCATCATGGCTGCTGCCCCTAATCAGGATAAAAAGCCGCTGCTCTCGGTTGAGGTGCGGGCTAAACTCATTGAGGAAAATCTTGCCGAGTTTCCCAATGCCCGTGCCGAGATTCTCAGCGGGCTGACGGTCGATTTCGCCCGTAAAATGGGGGCCCAGACGATTATACGCGGCCTGCGGGCTATCTCGGACTTTGAGTTCGAGTTCCAGCTGGCGCAGATGAATCGCGACCTCGCGCCGGAGGTTGAGACGATCTTCCTCATGCCGAAGAAGGAGCATTTTTACACGTCTTCGAGCCTGGTTAAGGCCATCGCGACCTACGATCCGGTGCGGACGACAAAATTTGTTCCGCCAAACTCACTCGCGGCCTTGAAAGAAGCTCTCGGTAGCTAA
- the pgsA gene encoding CDP-diacylglycerol--glycerol-3-phosphate 3-phosphatidyltransferase has translation MNLPNLLTLSRIAFLFVIVALLYAPFRGAVVLAFLLFIIAALTDWADGYLARKTGQISDFGKLMDALADKVLMVGIFVTLVALEGFLPWWCIFLLLLIIMREFLITGLRLVAASQGKVLAAEKGGKIKTVVQIVAAAVLLAARSLAFDFNAGTGIYAFFYWTGLVAFILAAILTVQSGSVYMIKYWSLFQGDSATGNKA, from the coding sequence ATGAATCTGCCTAACTTGCTGACCCTGTCGCGGATCGCCTTCCTGTTCGTGATCGTGGCCCTGCTTTACGCCCCCTTTCGGGGTGCGGTGGTGCTGGCGTTCCTGCTGTTTATCATAGCCGCCCTGACGGATTGGGCGGATGGCTACCTCGCCCGCAAGACCGGGCAGATCTCCGACTTTGGCAAGCTGATGGATGCCCTGGCCGACAAAGTGCTGATGGTCGGTATCTTCGTCACCCTGGTCGCCCTGGAGGGCTTTCTGCCGTGGTGGTGCATTTTCCTGTTGCTGCTGATCATCATGCGCGAATTTCTCATCACCGGGCTGCGACTGGTCGCTGCCTCACAGGGCAAGGTGCTGGCCGCTGAAAAAGGCGGCAAGATCAAGACCGTGGTTCAGATCGTCGCCGCAGCCGTCCTGCTGGCCGCCCGCTCGCTTGCTTTTGATTTCAACGCCGGCACAGGCATCTACGCCTTCTTCTACTGGACCGGACTGGTCGCCTTTATTCTGGCAGCCATTCTCACGGTACAGTCGGGCAGTGTCTACATGATCAAGTACTGGTCCCTCTTCCAGGGAGACAGCGCCACTGGCAACAAGGCATGA
- a CDS encoding phosphatidylglycerophosphatase A, which produces MNPSAWKDYFPWTRALPTPVVVNIATLGPLGTKFKAPGTVGSAAGIIWYTACFHFASPFGYLLLLLLSLYFATGICGEAEKRLYKRDPGEVILDEFAVMPICFIGLQGAVVALGGWAWTLMLAAFALFRLFDIAKPFGISKLQDLPGGYGVMADDVAAALVTCVLLHIGVWLWAMA; this is translated from the coding sequence ATGAACCCGAGCGCCTGGAAAGACTACTTCCCCTGGACCCGCGCCCTGCCCACCCCCGTGGTGGTCAATATTGCGACGCTCGGGCCGCTGGGCACGAAGTTCAAAGCCCCCGGCACGGTCGGCTCGGCAGCAGGCATCATCTGGTACACCGCCTGTTTCCACTTCGCCAGCCCCTTCGGGTATCTGCTGCTGCTGTTGCTCTCGCTCTACTTCGCCACCGGCATCTGCGGAGAGGCCGAGAAACGCCTCTACAAGCGCGATCCGGGCGAAGTGATCCTCGACGAATTTGCCGTCATGCCGATCTGCTTTATCGGCCTGCAAGGTGCCGTGGTCGCACTCGGTGGCTGGGCATGGACGCTCATGCTGGCTGCCTTCGCGCTGTTCCGGCTCTTCGACATCGCCAAGCCTTTCGGCATCTCCAAGCTGCAGGACCTCCCCGGCGGCTACGGCGTGATGGCCGATGACGTCGCCGCCGCACTCGTCACCTGCGTGCTCCTGCACATCGGCGTCTGGCTGTGGGCCATGGCGTAG
- the metF gene encoding methylenetetrahydrofolate reductase [NAD(P)H], protein MNKPGRAISDMLSAGEPVFSVEFYPPKTEEGARQMLRTAKALSAYQPDFVSITYGAGGSTRERTLEYGELMRDLFHFEVMPHLTCVGHSRDELAAILERFQQAGFRNIMTLRGDPPKGQTDFQPHPDGLRYASELVRFIRERFPHFCLGVAGYPEKHPESPSLESDLDHLQHKAAQGADFITTQLFFDNADYFAFVEKCRARGIHQPIVPGILPALSLDQVKKFCGFCQAKLPEGLMSKLEAAQGDEEAERQAGVEWAHMQVKHLLEAGAPGVHLYILNRSDSAIDLVQALHADGVIKR, encoded by the coding sequence ATGAATAAGCCCGGTCGCGCCATCTCCGATATGCTCTCTGCGGGAGAGCCCGTTTTCTCTGTAGAATTTTACCCCCCCAAGACCGAGGAGGGGGCGCGCCAGATGCTGCGCACGGCCAAGGCCCTGTCGGCCTATCAGCCGGACTTCGTCTCCATCACCTATGGGGCGGGTGGCTCGACGCGCGAGCGCACACTGGAGTATGGCGAGCTCATGCGCGATCTGTTTCACTTTGAGGTGATGCCGCACCTGACCTGCGTGGGGCACAGCCGCGATGAGCTGGCCGCGATCTTGGAGCGCTTCCAGCAGGCGGGCTTCCGGAATATCATGACGCTGCGCGGTGACCCGCCCAAGGGGCAGACGGACTTCCAGCCGCACCCCGACGGCCTGCGCTACGCCTCCGAGCTGGTGCGCTTTATCCGCGAGCGCTTCCCGCACTTCTGCCTCGGCGTGGCGGGCTACCCGGAGAAGCACCCCGAGTCCCCGAGTCTGGAGTCGGACCTCGATCACCTCCAGCACAAGGCGGCGCAGGGGGCGGATTTCATTACCACGCAGCTCTTTTTTGACAACGCCGACTACTTCGCCTTTGTGGAAAAATGCCGCGCCCGTGGCATCCACCAGCCCATCGTGCCCGGTATCCTGCCAGCCCTTTCGCTGGACCAGGTGAAGAAGTTCTGCGGCTTCTGCCAGGCCAAGCTCCCAGAGGGACTGATGTCCAAACTGGAAGCGGCTCAGGGCGATGAGGAGGCCGAGCGCCAGGCCGGGGTCGAGTGGGCGCACATGCAGGTCAAACACCTGCTTGAGGCCGGGGCACCCGGCGTGCACCTCTACATCCTCAACCGTTCCGACTCCGCGATCGATCTCGTGCAGGCGCTGCACGCGGACGGCGTGATCAAGCGTTAG